The following are encoded together in the Oncorhynchus nerka isolate Pitt River linkage group LG23, Oner_Uvic_2.0, whole genome shotgun sequence genome:
- the ube2ib gene encoding SUMO-conjugating enzyme UBC9-A isoform X2 has product MSGIALSRLAQERKAWRKDHPFGFVAVPTKNPDGTMNLMNWECAIPGKKGTPWEGGLFKLRMLFKDDYPSSPPKCKFEPPLFHPNVYPSGTVCLSILEEDKDWRPAITIKQILLGIQELLNEPNIQDPAQAEAYTIYCQNRVEYEKRVRAQAKKFSPS; this is encoded by the exons ATGTCAGGTATTGCATTGAGCCGGCTTGCTCAGGAGCGCAAAGCGTGGCGGAAAGACCACCCTTTT GGCTTTGTGGCTGTGCCCACGAAAAATCCAGATGGAACAATGAACTTGATGAACTGGGAATGTGCCATTCCTGGGAAGAAGGGG accccatGGGAAGGAGGCTTGTTCAAACTGCGGATGCTGTTCAAGGATGACTATCCTTCCTCGCCCCCAAAGT GTAAATTTGAGCCTCCGCTCTTCCATCCTAACGTGTATCCGTCAGGCACAGTATGCCTATCCATTCTAGAAGAGGACAAGGACTGGAGACCCGCCATCACCATCAAGCAG ATCCTATTAGGAATACAGGAACTCTTAAATGAGCCAAATATCCAGGATCCAGCCCAAGCAGAGGCATACACAATTTACTG CCAAAACAGAGTAGAATATGAAAAAAGAGTTCGAGCACAGGCCAAAAAATTCTCCCCTTCGTAA
- the ube2ib gene encoding SUMO-conjugating enzyme UBC9-A isoform X1, whose amino-acid sequence MWSAVVRPVGRTAKFSKTTLEAAYESPPVMSGIALSRLAQERKAWRKDHPFGFVAVPTKNPDGTMNLMNWECAIPGKKGTPWEGGLFKLRMLFKDDYPSSPPKCKFEPPLFHPNVYPSGTVCLSILEEDKDWRPAITIKQILLGIQELLNEPNIQDPAQAEAYTIYCQNRVEYEKRVRAQAKKFSPS is encoded by the exons atgtggtctgcggttgtgaggccggttggacgtactgccaaattctctaaaacaacgttggaggcagcttatg AAAGCCCACCAGTCATGTCAGGTATTGCATTGAGCCGGCTTGCTCAGGAGCGCAAAGCGTGGCGGAAAGACCACCCTTTT GGCTTTGTGGCTGTGCCCACGAAAAATCCAGATGGAACAATGAACTTGATGAACTGGGAATGTGCCATTCCTGGGAAGAAGGGG accccatGGGAAGGAGGCTTGTTCAAACTGCGGATGCTGTTCAAGGATGACTATCCTTCCTCGCCCCCAAAGT GTAAATTTGAGCCTCCGCTCTTCCATCCTAACGTGTATCCGTCAGGCACAGTATGCCTATCCATTCTAGAAGAGGACAAGGACTGGAGACCCGCCATCACCATCAAGCAG ATCCTATTAGGAATACAGGAACTCTTAAATGAGCCAAATATCCAGGATCCAGCCCAAGCAGAGGCATACACAATTTACTG CCAAAACAGAGTAGAATATGAAAAAAGAGTTCGAGCACAGGCCAAAAAATTCTCCCCTTCGTAA